The Mesorhizobium sp. AR02 genomic interval GTCCAGGAAGAGGAAGGCATCAAGAGCGTCTTCGGACCGCTCGGCATCACCTATGAAGTGACCGAGGCGACGCTCGACCAGGCCGAAGTGATCAACCGCATGGTCGACTACCTCACCGCCCACAAGGGCAAGGTCAACGCCATCATCGGGCTCGGCGACCTCGTCACCGGCTCGATCAAGCGGGTGTTCGACCAGGTCGGCGTCAAGCCGGGTGAAATCCCGGTCGTCGGCTGGGGCAATTCGCTCGACACCACGCAGGAAGTGCTGAACGGCTACGTCAATGCCGGCCAGTGGCAGGACCCGCAGGCGACCAGCTATGTCGCGCTGTCGCTCGCCAACATGGCCGCGTCAGGCATCCCTCCGGGCTTCAACGTCATCACCGGCGCGCTCTATGAAAAGGACACCGCGGCCGTCTACGACAAGATCCTGTCCGGCAAGTAACATCCGGACCCAAACAGTCGCGATCGCATCCGCGGTCGCGACTGTTTTGTCCATTCGCCGAGCCTCGCCGGAACCGGTGCAGGTGTCAGCCATTCCCATCATGTCGCGGGTTATCAGTGGAAAATCATTCGCTTGTCCAACGCCTGATTGCGCGGCCTGAATTCGGCCCCTTCGTGCTGCTCGTCATCGAGATCGGCGTTTTCTGGGGCTTCAACCACGACTTCCTGTCGCCGCAGAACATCTCCAACACACTGGCCTTCACCGTCGAGCTCGGCCTGATCGCGCTGGCGATGACCTTGCTGATGACATCGGGCGAATTCGACCTGTCCGTCGGGTCCCTGTTCGGCTTCTCGCCGGTGCTGATGTGGACGCTGTTCAATGGCGGCGTCACCTCGCTGGAGATGGGCTTCGTCGTCGCGCTGGTGGTCGCCGCCTTGATCGGCCTGGTCAATGGCTGGTTCGTCACGCAGCTCAAGATCCCGTCCTTCCTGGTGACGCTCGGCATGCTTTTGGTGGTGCGCGGCAGTGCCCTTTTCATCACCGACGGTTTTCCGCAGCGCACCTGGAGCGCCGAAGGCAGCTGGCTGGCGCAGGCGCTGGTCGGCGACTTCTTCATCGGGCCGTTCCGCATCTACATGTCGCTGTTCTGGTTCATCGCCGCGGCCATCGCGCTCGGCTACGTGCTGACGCAAAGCCGGACCGGCAACTGGATCCAGGCGGCGGGCGGCAATCCCAACGCGGCGCGGGCGCGCGGCGTCAATGTCAACCGCGTCAAGATCGGCCTGTTCGTGCTGTCGTCGCTCATGGCGTCCCTTGCCGGCGTCATCTCCTCGCTGCGCACCTCCGCCGCCAACCCCAACAGCGGCACCGGCTACGAGCTCGAAGTCATCGCCATGGTGGTGATCGGCGGCACGGCGCTGACCGGCGGGCGCGGCACGATCATCGGCACCGTGCTCGGCATCCTGATCCTGCGCGTGATGCGCAACGGCATCGTGCTGATCGGCGTGCCCGGACTTGCCTACAACATCTTCATCGGCGCGATCATCCTTGGCATGATGGCACTCCACTCATGGCTGGAACGCCGGCATCAGGCAGGGACTTGAACCATGGCCGAGCCATTGATCCGCATGCAGAACATCCGCAAGTCCTACGGCCGCGTGCAGGCGTTGGAGGATGCCAATTTCCATGTCAATGAGCGCGAGATCGTCGGCCTGCTCGGCGACAACGGCGCCGGCAAGTCGA includes:
- a CDS encoding ABC transporter permease gives rise to the protein MENHSLVQRLIARPEFGPFVLLVIEIGVFWGFNHDFLSPQNISNTLAFTVELGLIALAMTLLMTSGEFDLSVGSLFGFSPVLMWTLFNGGVTSLEMGFVVALVVAALIGLVNGWFVTQLKIPSFLVTLGMLLVVRGSALFITDGFPQRTWSAEGSWLAQALVGDFFIGPFRIYMSLFWFIAAAIALGYVLTQSRTGNWIQAAGGNPNAARARGVNVNRVKIGLFVLSSLMASLAGVISSLRTSAANPNSGTGYELEVIAMVVIGGTALTGGRGTIIGTVLGILILRVMRNGIVLIGVPGLAYNIFIGAIILGMMALHSWLERRHQAGT